The proteins below are encoded in one region of Bacillus alveayuensis:
- a CDS encoding uncharacterized protein YpuA (DUF1002 family) (product_source=COG4086; cath_funfam=1.10.238.10; cleavage_site_network=SignalP-noTM; cog=COG4086; pfam=PF06207; superfamily=47473; transmembrane_helix_parts=Inside_1_4,TMhelix_5_27,Outside_28_289), which translates to MKKLILSLLSICLFLFPTTSLADTAVGDVMITLGNDLTEQQKHDLLKEMNAPEKAQIVTVTNEEEHQYLGKYISKAQIGTRAISSSKITIEEKGSGLEVKTNHINWVTDEMYLNALMTAGVKDASIYVTAPFDVSGTAALTGLMKAYEISTDETIPEEVKQMANKELVETAKLGDKIGPENASALMAKVKEQIAENGFPQNDQELKEMIQQAAKDLNITLSDDDINNLIVLFNDLMDLNIDWNQVGDQLSKAKDKISKFLQSEEGQNFLQQLQDFFKSLWEAIVSIFQK; encoded by the coding sequence ATGAAAAAGTTGATATTATCCCTACTTTCGATTTGTTTGTTTTTATTTCCAACGACAAGTTTAGCAGATACAGCGGTTGGCGACGTGATGATTACATTAGGAAATGACTTAACGGAACAACAAAAACATGACTTGCTAAAGGAAATGAATGCACCAGAAAAGGCGCAAATTGTAACGGTAACAAATGAAGAGGAGCATCAATATTTAGGAAAGTATATTTCCAAAGCGCAAATTGGTACAAGAGCGATTTCCTCATCGAAAATTACCATTGAAGAAAAAGGCTCTGGATTGGAAGTAAAAACGAATCATATTAATTGGGTAACTGATGAAATGTATTTAAACGCTTTAATGACAGCAGGTGTCAAAGATGCAAGTATATACGTAACCGCTCCCTTTGATGTTTCAGGTACGGCTGCTCTCACAGGATTAATGAAAGCATATGAAATTTCGACAGATGAGACGATTCCAGAAGAAGTCAAGCAAATGGCGAATAAAGAACTTGTGGAAACAGCAAAGTTAGGAGATAAAATCGGGCCTGAAAATGCATCTGCTTTGATGGCAAAAGTGAAAGAGCAAATAGCGGAAAACGGATTCCCTCAAAATGACCAAGAATTAAAAGAAATGATTCAACAAGCAGCAAAAGACTTAAATATTACATTATCTGATGATGATATCAACAATTTAATTGTATTGTTCAATGATTTAATGGATTTAAATATTGATTGGAATCAAGTAGGAGATCAATTATCGAAAGCAAAGGACAAAATATCAAAGTTTTTACAATCAGAGGAAGGCCAAAATTTCCTTCAACAATTACAAGACTTCTTCAAATCGCTATGGGAGGCAATCGTATCTATTTTTCAAAAATAA